The genomic segment atctatggtcaattgattgtCAATGGAGAGCCAAGACTACTCCATGGGGAAagaataacctcttcaacaaatgatgtcaGGACAACTGGCTATCCACATGCAGAGGAATGAAACTGGACCCTTACTTCATCCCATACAGAAAAATGGACTCAAAATGGATCAACAACCGAAATACGAGAACTAAGActgtaaaacttttagaagaaaacatcaggtaaatcttcatgacctttaATTTAGCAATGGATTCTAAGATATGACACCAAgagcataagcaacaaaagaaaaataaatgggacttcatccaaattaaaaagttttgtgcATTAACGGACattatcaacaaaatgagaagacagccAACagtacagaaaatatttgcaaaacatatctGAGAAGGGTCTAGcatcaagaatatataaagagctcttataactcaacaataaaaagacaacctaacttttaaaatgagtaaaggatttgaacagacatgcAAAGAAGGATGAAacaagcacgtgaaaagatgtttaacatcattagtcattatggaaatgcaaatcaaaaccacagtaaggTACCACTTTACAGCTACTAAgatgaatatatgtatgtacgtgcatatttgtgtgtgtgtgcgtgcacgcagGCCCGTGTGTAACAAGTGATGTTGAGGGTTTGGGGAAACTGAAAttctcatgcattgttggtgaaaatgtgaaaaggtgcagctgctatggaaaacagttactcaaaaagttaaacaaaaagtaaaaacaactcagtttattcattaatagatgagtggattGCAAAATGTCGAATATACATACAACAGCATATTACTCGGCTACAAAAGGAACCAAGTACTCaaacatgctacaacatggatgaacctcaacaTACTATACTGAGTGAAAGACTCCCACTAAGTAATGGTTTTGCTTAAAgactacatatttttaataaataaccaACTTACAAAGTGTGCTCATTTTACTTAAGgcagatgattttaaaaataatttcatacaaAACCCCAaaaattggtgaaaatatttttttaggtaggacaaattttattttttggttttggtttttttttttgagactttatttatttacttttagagagacaggaagggagggagaaaaggagagaaacactgatgtgtgagagctACATCAATCAGTCagctctcacacaccccacactggagatctggcctgcaacccaggcatgcgccctgaccaggaatcaaaccaatgacccctcagttcacaggccagtactcaacccactgagccatactagccacaGCAGGTGGGACAAATATCTTCTTAAAAAGAATCTAGACTCAAAAGGCCACACAGTGTAATTTCTTTTACATGAGACGTCTGGAATAGGTAGATCcatagaaacaaaatgaagattaGTGGTGACCAAGATTTGGGGAGAGGATTAGGGCACAAGAGAGActgactgcttaatgggtacaggTGTTTCTTCTGGAGAGACTGAAAGTGTTTTGGAACTAGAGAGAGGTggtggttgtacaacattgtgaatgtactaaataccactggattgtacactttaaaatggttgattttgtttttttttaatattttagtgtttatgttattacagttgtcccattttttccttttttatccccctccatccaccctccctactccctcactgttgtctatgtccatgggtcgtgcatacaTGTTATTTGGCtaataatcccttcaccttcttacaaccagtccccctcacccctctctcctcctacagctgttagtctgttccatgtttctatgcttctaattctattttgctcatcaattcattttggtcattagattccacatataagggagatcatatggtatttgtctttcccagactagctcatttcacttagcatagtagtctccagtcccatccatgctgtcacaaaaggtaacagttccttcttttttgctgctgcgtagtatttcatcgtgtaaatgtaccacaggttctTTATCTGCTCGtctcctgatgggcacttgggctatttccaggtcttggctattgtaaacagcactgctatgaacataggggtgcacgtattcttttgaattggtgtttcaagattcttaggatatattcccatgAAATGGTTAATTTTGTACAGAGGtggtattatagaactgtacacctgaaacctatataattttattaactaatgtcaccccaatgcattcaacaaaaaagaaaaaaaagaaaatggttaattttgtgttatgcagtatcatttaaattaaaaagaaagcacgCTCACTAGCACATGGTCTCTGCAGGGCTTTGTGCCCTGTCTCTGCCCAGGCCTCAGGTCCGGGTACCAGGAAAATGTCAAGGGAGATTCTGGCCGCTGCCTGGGCTGGAGGAGCAGCCGCAAGTTCAGGACATAATGCTCCTTCTCCTTTAGTGACTTTGAATTCTCTGCACCTAACTCGGCAGTGTCTGTCGCCAGCAATGGACAAAGGAGCTGGGGCAGAGTGGGATGGAAAAGAAATTGGCTTTAGACACTGACGTTGACAAGTATGCCTGCCACACGGTCTGCTTTAGGCCTCCAGGGACACACGGTCCCCTCTTAGACAAACTCCTAGCTGTTAGGGTGACCCATGGGGCCTACGTGTCTAGGTCCTTGTTGATATTGTGGCCTCCTCCCACAGCCAtccctccccaggctgcctcACCCCTGCAGGCCCTCACACACCCGGTGGTCCTCCTCAGAAtgccttccccccactccccaatgCCTTCCTCTGTGATCCCCACTGGAAGGGGAAGAGTCCCGGGCAAGTATCCCTGACAGGGCTGGGTGACACCGCCGGCAGACAGAGCAGCCTGCGTGCACAGAGCAGGAAAGCAGGGCAtgcgcacactcacacacacgttCACACAGCTGCAAAGTTGGCATCTTTGTACATCTGCTAATTTCTCATTCTAGTGTTATTATAACCGTAATTGCAcctgtggggacagcaggggaGCTAGAATCTTCTCGGCTCTTCCGGGCTATGAAGAGCTAGATCTGGTTTCAACAACCCCCTTAGGCAGGGTCGGGTCCCCCTCCGAGGCCCTAGCTTACTGTCCGCAAGCATCCCACTGGGCTTGGGTCACCGCCAGTTAACTTCACAAGCGCCTGCCCTTGAGGGCAGGGCCCGGGTCTTGGTGACTCCAGTCCCCACTGAACTGGGGGCACCCGGGAGCCTCGCAAGAACTACTCGGAAAGAAAAGTGCACTGAGTTAGGGTCCAACTCCACCACTCACTCACGTGGGACCTGGAACATCCTGACGCCTCTGAGCCTCTGGCGCCTTAACCTTCACTTGGAGTCTTGACCCTGTTTTGACCACCTCCCGGGGCAGGAGGCGGTCACACGCGTGCAAGTTCTCGGCACGGGACAGCAGTGCCACCTCCTTGCCTGAAAGAAGGGGTCCTGGTGCGCTTTTTAAAAACGGAGCAAAGATCTTGGAAATGGGGGGCGGATGAGAGTGGAGACCTCACCAACCTCAAGCCAGACTCGCCCCAGGTCCCGCCCCTTCCCTGTAACCTGCTCGGCTCCGCTGCCCCACCCAGTCCGCTCCCCGCCCCTGCACCCCTGCAGGACAGCCTCAGCCGAGCCGGCTGGGACCAGGTGTCGAGGCGCCGAGATGCGGCTGTGGCTCTGTCTGCTCCTTGCGGCCGCGCAGTCTGCAGgtaaggggtgggggggccggCGGCGCCTGGGCCGGGGCTGGTGGTCTGAGCGGTGGAGCTTCGCAAGGCTGCCTGGGTGGGGGCAGAGTCCAGAGTCCCGGGCTGTGGGGCTCCCGGAGGCAGGCAGCGCGGCAGGGACAGCCCCTGAGGGGGAGCGGAAAGTCCTCCAGGGAGCTCACCCTGGGGAGCCCAGGACTGTGGCCACCTCTGCCCAGAAGCCTGCAGCTGGGAGACGGCTagacgggagggagggagggagggagataggaaggaagaagagaggagggaggaagtctggagaggaaggaaaaacgCCCGTCGCTCAAAGACAATGCAGGGATGTGCTCCGGGGAAGGTGCCAGAGGCCCAGGCCTGGTTTGGGCGTCCCACACTTGGTCCAGGGTTCTGTAGACACATTTTTATTGCTTCCGGGCCAGTTTTCTCGGTACAATCTGCTGAATACCAGGCTGTTGCCAGTTCTCAGGCAAGTATGGTGGGGGGGTCGTTCCCTCAGGCAGAGTTTCCCTGGGGTTGGGTGTAGAGTGTGACTTCAGCAACACGCAGAATTAGAGGCTGGAACACAGAGAATGGAACGGAGCGGGAGTCTAGGCCGCCCCTCTGACCAAGACCAGTCAAACTACCTCTTAGAAGTCCCTCTACCTCCCAAAATGCCCGCTAACCTGGGGCTGGTTTGCTCTCTTGCCCAAAAGCCCCAAGCTGGACATCCCGCCAGGGGTGCCAAGCCTTGCCAGCCCAGTTTCGGACCCAGTGAGCTCAAGAACATCTAAGGTAAAAGCTAATCCAGGCCACTCAAAGCTCTAACGTTGCCGCCGATCACTTTAGAAACAGCAGGTCCCTCCCTCTGAGAACGGAGTCACTTAGCTTACTGATAGAAGGAAATGAATCAAGTGAGACCACATGGGTGACGAGGCCTGGCTAGGTGTCCGGCACATAGACAGGGTTGGGCCTCAGCTGGATGTTTAGTCCCCAGGGGCTGAAAAACAAGTGGTCACCAGAGAGAGACCAGGGAGTGTCTCAGCAGGACGTCTTCCTGTCGTGAAGAAGGAAGCGCCCCTTCTGACTTCTTTACCGTTCAGGACTCACTTATGGGCCTTCTTAGAAGTCTTTGAGAATCTGTGTATTTGTGGCCCCACTATGTGCGCACGAGCACATGACTACGATCCTGGAACCACAGTTTCCCTCACTTCAGGGAGGGCCTCAAAGCTCAGGTTCTGGAGTTGCAGACCTGGCTTTGGATCTGAATCCACCACAGACAGGCTGTGCGACCTTCAGCGTGTCTTTAGCCTTccagagcctccatttcctcatcttgAAAGTGGATGCGAAGCAGAGTTcggtggggattaaatgagatagtacgTGCACTACACCTGGCACAGTTCAGTAAGTACTGGCATTTCCCATTCTCATCTCCCCCAAGAGGTCAGCAACCCAAAACAATAAAGAACCACTACTCTGCTGAGAGAGGCACTATGGTATTTGGAGGGAAAACCAAAGGCCCAGCAGCCACTTGGGCCCCGGGTACTGTTTCATTCCTGATACAAGCGGAAGCCTGGAGTGATGTGAGTGGAGTCAACAAGTTTAAGTTCACTTCATCAGTATTAGAAAATGCCGCTCTGGAGCCTGAGAACAAGTATAGGCAGGATTGTAAGCATGGGCCACACCTCAGTAAGCCAGCTCCTCCTGGGTGCACACgcgcgtacacacacacacacacacacaccccactctcTGGCCTCTTCTGCTCAGCCAGGCCTGTGTCTCACTGCGCCTGGGTCTCTGCTGTGCTCTCCCTCCACCTGACAGCTGAAATGAAAGGCTTGCTGAGTCAGATTCAGTTTGTTGGACTTTGCGGCAAAAGACCATTCCTTAAGATTTCTCCTTAAGATTTCATTTCCTGCCAGTAACAGCCCCTGATATGTGAGGCACATGAACCATGATTCGCCCACACACAGTGCTTTACAGTTTGCTTTCCCGGACATTCTAGCCCTCAGAGGCAGTCAGACCAATGGCCTTAAAGCACCCTCTTTTCAAATAGAAGCGACAGGCTCCATGACTCACCTTGGGTTCCACAACTGGTGAGGGGCAGAGTTGGGGTTCAAGGCCAGGTCTCCGAGTTCTGCTCCAGTTTTCCGTGAACAGCCTCCTACTTGCAGTGCTTCCTGTCTGAGACTAAAATGAACTCCCAGCCCTGCTTCTGGGGTGTCTGCCCTTCCACTGAGGAAGGGGATCCAGTGACCCATCAATGGCTGGGTTGGGGAGTGATGGTCATTAATTGTGCCTACCCGGGATAGTGAGTGTTGGTTGTCATCCATGTCCAGAAACTGTGGCCGGCCCTCTTTTAGACTGGCCggcccagccctgtgctctgcctgtgaTTCTGACCTCCTCCCCCAGCATAGCCTGGGTCTCCTGCAGCTGCTCGGAGCCCGCTGAAGGTCTGTGCAGAGAGTTGCAGTGGGGCAAGGTGAAAGGCTTTGACTTCAGACTTTGAATCTTTGAGTTCGAATCCCAGGTCACTTACCAGCTGTAAGTGGGATTTTTGAACAAGTAACGtcatgcctcggtttcctcatctgtgtaatGGAGACAAAAATCCCCAAGTGAGATTGAGTCTTGGTTGAGATAGTTATGCAAAGAGCCAGGTTTGTAAGCATGTGGTCAACAAATGGCAGCTGGCTCCCCGATTCCCTTGTAAAACTGGCAGAGTAAACGCCGGCCTTGCAGACGATCTCCTGGGAGGTGGGATGCTCGAGCTCTTGAGTCCAGGAACCACAAGCCGCATGTACAACAGCCTTTGGACCCTGCAACTGGGCAGGTTCTTCCATGGCTTTTCCTCTGATACTCGATTCAGGGTGGCTCTGAGGCTCCACCGCGGTGGCCAGGAAAATGTGCTGATGacctctgctccctctgcttcTCGCAGCTCTCCACAGCAGCACGGTGCTCCAGCAGAGCCCTCCGACCCTAGTGGCTCAGAACAACACACAGGTGGACATATTCTGTGAAGTCAAAACCTCCCCTGCTAACACGCGCATCTACTGGCTGAGACAGCTCCAGGCCCCAAGCGTGGACAGTCACTACGAGTTCCTAGCCGCCTGGGATCCTACAAAGCAGCCTGTGTATGGCAAGAACGTGGGGCAGGAGAAGCTGACTGTGAAACAGGTGTCAACCCGGGCCATTCTCAGTCTCAAAAGCGTGAAGTTTGCAGACAGTGGTGTCTACTTCTGCATGACCATCGGGACCCCTGAGCTGACCTTTGGGAAGGGAACTCAGCTGACTGTGGGTAAGACCCTGGTTCAATGTTATCAATAGCATGGAGCACCTACCATTTGCTGGGCATGGCCCAGGCATGGGGGCTACCCCCACTCTCAGTGAGCCCGACTCCACAGGAGGGGACGACGGCCATGAGCAGTGGCACTGCAGCTGACAGTAACAGAAAGCATATTCTGAGACTCACCCAGGGCCAAGCACATGCAAATGTTTTACGTAGTTCTCTCGCTTAATGCTGCCAACAATCCTgggaggtaggtactgttataaTTCCCACTGTAAACGAGATGCTTAGAGGCATCACTGTTTCTTATGGGGACAGAACAGCGCTGTCTTTCAGCCATACCAGGCCCACCTGAGACTGTGGCTGGACTGGGCTGAGTCCCCAGGCCTGATGACGGTCTTAGAAATCCCTTGTGTGAGCACACAGGGCCAGTGAGGGGCGGGTGCCTCACATCCCGAATGTGAGCCTAGGGCTCGAACCCATACCAAGTTGCAGGGAATGAGGAGATTGGACCCCACGACCAGCTGCAAATGCTGTTGCAGATTCACTGTGTGCCTTTCTTTGGGCGGTCtcctcactgggcctcagttttctcatctgtgtcaTGGGCTTGCTGATGGCCTCCGAGACCCACTCCGGCCCTTAGAAGCTGCAGTTCCTTATGAGTGAAGTCAGCACACCCAGGAGAATTATACTGTGAGCCACAGATGTAATTGAAAATGTTCCGTCAGCCATGTTCAAAGAAGTAAACAGAAACACATGAGATTCatttaaatactatattttatataacccAATTTATCAACAGTATCATTTCAAAGTGTAATCAAGATGAAATTATTACTGAAATACTTTATATTCCCCTTTTATACTAAGCATGCCATGTGTGTTATACATGAAGAGCGCGGCTGGGCCGGCTGGCTGGGTTCCACGTGCTCAGTAGCCGTGTGGCGAGCGGCTGCTGTATGGGACAGTGCGGATGAAAAGGATCAAAGGCACAAAGGGATCAGGGGCAGAAATTCTCAGAGGCCCACGTCTGACTTTTGCCCCCTCCCCAGTTAACCCCGGGGCCAACCCCCTGAAAGCCTCCCACTGTCCTACTTCCCACCCACCTGGGCTCTCCTCACCCTGGGGGCACTGAGAATGTCAGGGGGCTGCCCAGGAGGTAGACCACTCAGCCTGAGATCTGCAGCGGGCTTTGGGGTTTGTTCATTGATTCCTGTATTGAAAATCGGGTTTTGGTGTCGGGGGTGtgggttttggtttggtttattgTTTTTGTCTCTGTAAGTCCCACATCTTTTCCACTCATGAGATTTCAGGGTCTGAGAAAGGTGGATGGTGAAATAGCACAGGCTGCTTTTCAGaagctcccccacctccacccactcactCTTGGTTTTGACATTTCCAAAGCCCTCCCGCAGCCCAACTCCAGGAATGGCAGTGCCTCCCCAAAGCATGTGCCTGCAACCGCATCATCTCCCCAGGGGAGGGGGTCCAGAGCCAGTGCCCACCCTTGCCAGAAAGTCAGTGCATTTTGAAGGAAGAAGCCGGTTGGTAGAGAAAGTATTCAGGAAAGACGGCCTTTTTCAGGCTCCTTAAGCACACAGCTTGGGCCCCAACCCtttcaaagagaagagaaaggagatttGAACTGGGTGGGGAGTGTCAGGAGGAATCAAGGGGATCTCGTTCTGggcaagaagaaattaaaatggaacaagGCTGTCCACAAACCCCCATCAGACCCAGAACACTGTGCCCAGCCAAAGCACTCAGGTCCTACAGATCTGGCTCCCTGCAGGCTCACCTCCGACCCCTGAAGAGACCTCTGAGCCTCCTCGTGCATGAAGCAAGGGGAATGAACACTTCTGGGGCTTTGAGGATGAAGGGGACAACAGAGAGCTACGGCATCTCCCGCAGAGGGCCAGGCTCCTCCCGCACTCTCAGAGCAGGAGAGCCCCTGGTGTCTCTTTTTACACTAGTTTCCAacccccccaccactgccctgcaCTCTGGCGACCAGGGCCGCCGGTCCACCTGATGTGCCTCACTTTGTTGTGAAAGAGCGTTTACCCCAAGGCAGCGTGGCACAGCGAGAGCCTAGAAGCAGGGTCTTTTGACTCAGGTCCTGGCTCTCCTGTTCACTGTCTCTCCCACTTTGGGCAAGGTGTTTCAGCTCACTGTGCGTAGGCTTCCTCGGGGGTGATGTGAGCGCATTGGTGCCCATCCCCAAAGCTGCTGGGCTCAGCAAACTCCAGCTGAAGTGCTCGGCACTGCCACTAGCTCATGGTAGAAGCTGAGTGTTAATTCTGGTCAGTTGGCTCTTCTCGAAACTTCgcagagcaggcagagcagagCATGTTATCTCCACTTTccagaggaggcacagtgtgctgAGGGTCCCAAATGTCCACTTTTTATATGGAAGAAGCCAGCCCCAAAGTGACCAATTTGTTGGctgcccccactgtccccttgaCTCTACAGAGTTTAAGTTCATGGTTTCACCCTATTCCTTTTCCTATTATTTTATAGAAAGTCATTTCAGTAAAACGTCTTTCCTCGGCTCACACAGGCGAAGGTCGGATACAGTGGCACCCAGTGCTCACACCATTCCTCGGCACCCCAGTGCCTCAAGTGTCTCCCTTTGCTCTGTGTACTTGATCCCCTGTTTTATCGCAACGTTTCTGCATGTGACACTGAATTAGAGCACAAACAGAGGAGTGACCCACCCAGGAGTCAGGAGAGGGGCTTGGGGTCCCAGCCCAGCACTTTCCACGAGGGCCTCCGAGGCCGCTTCTCCCCTTAATTTTGCTGGCGTTCACCTTTGAAATTAAAGGCTGAGATTAGGCTAAAGGTCCCTCTGGCTCTGATGATTTTTAAAGAcaccagagaaggaaagaaaatcccAACATATACACCCTTAgtggtgcttttaaaaatttatttattgcttttagagagataggaagggggagagagagagaaacacggatttgttgctccacttactgatgcactcATTGACTGATCCTTgcctgtgccccgactgggggtCGAACCTTGGCCTGTCGGGaggatgctctagccaactgagccgcTGGGCCAGGGCCGGCCTGCTCAGGACTGGACATGCAGGACAGGCACCCTACCTCCTCTCCATGAGCGCCCTGCACGCGCCTAGGGATTGGCCGGGCTTGGGGACTCTGGCTTCGGCTCAAGTGGAGCCACAGCTTCAGCCAGGCAGAGCATCGTCTACTGTACACTTCATTGGGCACCCCGTCCCTAATTTACTTCTCACTTCAACCCCAAGAAGGAGGCAAAgaccatttttatttcagtagatggggaaactgaggcacagaaaagtgaTAGGACTCGCCCCAAGTTACACACTGGCTAATGGTTAATCAGGGTGCTGGGTCTCTGTTCAGCTCTGTGTAGTTCCAGAACCCCTCTCTCTCCAGGACTCCAGGCTGAACCCTGTCCACAGGCCCATTGATAGATCTGAGAGTTGGGGAAGCAGTTCAAATGTTCCATTGTTCTGTGACCCTGAAGCTCCGGAGTAGCCTAGGGAGTGGTCACAAGGACTTCAGTACCTGGAGGAATGAAGTGCAGTGTTAAGTTTTATCTCTAAGTCTGCCTGCTGTTTGCCTGGCTAAGATATGGGTCTTGCTTGCTTTCTGTAGTTTACGTCCTTCCCACCACTGCCCAGCCCACCAAGAAGACCACCACTAAGAAGAGAAGGTGCCGAACGTTCCCGAGCTCGGTGACTCGGAAGGGTGAGTTTTCCCACTCCCCTAGACTCTCAGAAGCACAGCAGGCACtgtcacttccttccttccttccttccttccttccttccttccttccttccttccttctttcgtCCTTTAAGCTCTGCCCAAGTACACCCCCTCGAGCCTGTCCCCCTGGCCCTGAGCTGGGGTCAGAGGGAAGCTGTGCTGTCCTTCAGCAGCTGACAGTCTAGTGGGGGACACACTCGCCAGTTGTCACAGGACAAAACTTAGCAGAAGATAAGTCCACCCAAAACTTGCACACACACTCTGCTAGCATCATCATTCATAGTCGTCCAAAAGTAGAAACAAAGCAAATGGACTAACAAAATGTGGCGTGtccatgcagtggaatattacttggtcataatCGAGAATTAGTTACTAATACacgctgcaacatggatgaatcttaaaaacattatgcagTAGAAGAAGCTAGTTACAAAAGACCATATACTACATGATATCATTGATATGAAAAGTCCAGAATGCGCTGTTCCGTAGAGACAGCGAGTAGATTCGGGGTTGCCTAAGGCCaaggggttgggggggaaggggCGTGGCCACCGGTAGGTGCAGGATTTCTTTGAGGGGagggataaaaatgttctaacatcAGATTGTGGTGCTGGTTGCACATTTCCATGAATTTAccaaaaaacatgaaattatacacttgaaacagGCGAACTTTACAATACGTAAATTGTACTCGACAAAGGTGTTAACTAACAAAGAACCCAACCCAAAGGACCAGAACTTTAAACCCTTGCACTTTTGTCGCCCGACAGAGGGCCTAACACGCAGTGTGTGCTCACTGTGTGTTTGTCAATGGGTGAGCAAGCTCGCCACCGCGGCACAGACACCGCAGCTGCGGCACACGCACGCACGTGCACGCGCACTGTGAACCCTTACACCAAAtgtgtttctagaaaaatactgACCTCTGTTCCCCCAAAGCTGGTGGCGACAAACAGAAAATACCATCTGCTCCAACCCGTAGAACAAAACACAAGCCGCCACACCAGGCTGCCCCGTGCTCCTGGGGCTGCTTTGTCCTAAACAGACAGAAAGTCCCAGGAAGagtagggggtgggagagggaagcGGCCGCGTTAGGTCCTGGGAAAAGAACATCGGAATCTGTGTACAGAGGGCAGCGTCTCAGGAAGCACAAAGGTGGAGGCAGAGTGACCTCGTTTTACAAAATTGATGCCCCAGGACTCCGCCTAAAGGATTGCAAGCagggaacaacaaaaaaggacagaaggaaaataCAGCAGGGCCGGAAAGCTGGGCTCGCAAACACAGGCTCTGCGCTGCGGTCCCAGCCCCGAAGGAGTCGGCAAATCAGGTTAAAGCCAAGGCCGGTCTCCAAGCAACAGGGCGCAACCACGCAGGATGGAAGAACACAGCCCGCGCGGGCGTCggagcctccccccccccccccccccccgcctcaaattctgatgtgttcctccttctgtaaGGACGGCTGAGTGACAGTGAGGTCGGTAACACTTCCATAAGTGAAGGGTGAAAAGTCTTCTAATTTCTTACCTCATTTCTAATATTAATCTTCAGCGAAATCCTGGGGCAAAATGTAAATCCAATGTTAGTAGGTTCTTTAGAAGAAACAGGCAGCCAAGTGGTGTGGAGTGGATGGTAGGTGGTGGTTGCACTTGGGGTGGGGGCCATGGGGCAGTGTTGCCTAGTGGTCAGTTGGCCAGGCCTCGGTGATAATCCCTGTCTACCACTGCCTATACTGTGTGACCCGAGGCAAGTGATTCAGCctgtctgaacctcagtttcttcgtctgtgaaatggggctgtTTACCTGGCGAAAGGGAAGGAGGATCAAATGAGATGCCATCCACTAGGCATTCTGCTTGGTGGGGCACCCAGACGGGGCCACAGCTTGTGATCATGaataaaaaaaccctcatggCCACCGCAGGCAGGCACCCTCTCCCCAAGGCTCTGCTGTCCCTGGAGAGACACTGAGAGGTCCTGGGGGACAGTTTCTAAACCACTGTCTCAGGAGAAGTGTGAGATTCAGACCTCAGGAGACCCCAGTGAGGACAAGGAACCCGAGCTGCCCGTCACGGGCACAGTTCTGGCCACAGCTCCTGGCCCAGGCAGGCTGTAGCACTTCTGGTAGAAGCAACGGCTTCTCCTGGCGCGCATGCTGGGTAGGAGGCTGCGCTGCACAGAGGCCTGGAGCTGCActgctggcccccagcccagccacgcCCGCCTTCAGGAAGCCACCCCATCCTCAGAAAGGGCTCTTCCCGCTCCGCACGACCCCGAAACTTTCACCCActtctgttactttttaaaaaattatcactttattgaagtataatttgcatgtcataaaattcaccattttaagcATGTAACTGATTTTTAGTACCTTTACTAAgttatgcaaccatcactacaatccagttttagaacatttccatcagccCCAAAAGATCCTTTGAACTTGTTTACAGTTAGTTtctcttcccaccccagcccctggaaacctcTAACCTACTTTagattttctgtctctatatgatagattttctgtatctatagatTTTCTCTCTGTAGATTTTCCtcttctagacatttcatatacaCAGAGTCATACAATACGCGGACTTTTCATGCCTGGCTTCTTAGCATCATGTTTTTGAGAGAACACGGAGAAGGTGAGAGGGAGGCAGATAGAAACCCTTGCATCTCAGAGGTAGGAAGGGCTTTCAGGGACCTCTACGCAGCCTCTCACCCAGCGTAGGGAGCTCCCCTCCACATGGCACCACCCAGCCTTGGTGAAGGCGAGCTGCCCCCCATGGAGGGGCGCACTCAGTGGCCTCCCTAACTCCCATGCCCTCAGGCTGTCGTGGTGGGGCCGGCAGGGGCTTTAGAACGCGGAGGATCTGGACTTATACTCCGTCCCTGCCTTTTCAG from the Desmodus rotundus isolate HL8 chromosome 5, HLdesRot8A.1, whole genome shotgun sequence genome contains:
- the CD8B gene encoding T-cell surface glycoprotein CD8 beta chain, which gives rise to LAALHSSTVLQQSPPTLVAQNNTQVDIFCEVKTSPANTRIYWLRQLQAPSVDSHYEFLAAWDPTKQPVYGKNVGQEKLTVKQVSTRAILSLKSVKFADSGVYFCMTIGTPELTFGKGTQLTVVYVLPTTAQPTKKTTTKKRRCRTFPSSVTRKGPPCGPLTLGLLVTGALILLVSLAVSIHLYCQRRRARIRFMKNLHWQGAKARHHLQKTS